DNA from Coleofasciculus sp. FACHB-1120:
CCTAAACGCTCCTACTTGCAATGCTGCTCGCTTTTACCCAACGCAAAACAAAATGCAGGAATTTGCCCACATCCTAGAAAACCATGTGCTACTGGTTGCGACCGTAGCTTGTTTAATCGCTCAAGCATCCAAGCTGATCATCGATTTAGCCCAACATGGGAAGGTGAATGTGCGCGTCTTAGTCACCACTGGCGGGATGCCAAGCGCTCATTCAGCATTGGTAACAGCGCTGGCAACTGGCATTGGACAAACGGTGGGATGGGACAGCATTGAATTTGCACTCGCCACCATTTTTGCCGTTATCGTC
Protein-coding regions in this window:
- a CDS encoding divergent PAP2 family protein produces the protein MQEFAHILENHVLLVATVACLIAQASKLIIDLAQHGKVNVRVLVTTGGMPSAHSALVTALATGIGQTVGWDSIEFALATIFAVIVMYDAAGVRQAAGKQARILNQIIDELFQEHHNFNEDRLKELLGHTPFQVIVGSALGIAVSCLAGPAY